Below is a window of Synechococcus sp. PCC 7335 DNA.
GATTTCCCCGAAATGCCGGAAGAGGCTGGGGCGATGACTCGACGAGAATTGGCAAAATTACTAACTGCCATTCTCAGTATTGCCGGTCTGCAAGGGCCGCTGCATCTTGGGTACACGGCAATGGGATTCCGCCCGTTGCCCGCTTATAAAGGACAGCGGACCGCTGAGATCGATCCAACGCATCATTGGGACAGCTTGGAATTGGAAGATCGAGAGTCCGTGCGACGGTTTGTGCTTGAATGCGCGCGTCTTTGGGCGCCTGTATCTGCCACTCACCGCATTGCGACTGAGCCATTCTCTGCAGTGATTGCTGGCAAAGAGCAGACCTTTCCTGCCGGCACTCTAGTTCTCATCCCGATGAGTTTGGGGCTACTCGACAGCAGCTTTTGGGGACCCACAACCTACGAGTTTGACGCTCAGCGCGAGAACCTTTGTCCCTATCACATGGGGTTTCATTCTGTGGGTGAACGCAATGCTGGGCGTATTTGTCCAGGGAAAGACCTAGCACTCGAAATGTTGGTTGATGTTCTAATCTCCGTGGGACAGGTGCGTCGGTCATCTGAGAGTGCAAACGCAAGCTGACGTTCAGCGTATCGTTAAGTCCCCTCCTTTTCTTCTGTTCTTTCCTTTATCAAGGCAATCTCATCTCCAAACTTACTTGATTGGATAAATACTCATGACTGAGTCCTGGCATCACGACTATTTGGATACCAATGGTATTAAACTTCATTACGTTACCCAAGGTGAAGGGCCTCTGATGCTGATGCTACATGGCTTTCCTGCCTTTTGGTATTCATGGAAGTATCAGATACCCGAATTTGCCCAGCACTACAAAGTTGTGGCGTTAGATCTGCGCGGATATAACAATAGCGATAGGCCTAAGCAGACGAGTGCCTATCGGCTTGAAGCACTGGTTGCTGATATTCGAGGGGCGATCGCCGCGCTGGGTTATGACCGCTGCATCCTAGTTGGACATGATTGGGGTGGGGCCTTGGCTTGGTCTGTGAGCTATGCCCATCCCCAACTGATTGAGAAACTCGTTGTGATGAACTTTCCTCATCCTGCTAAGTTCGCTGCTGGATTACGGACTCCACAGCAGCTTCTCAAAAGCGCCTACATTTTGTTTTTTCAGTTGCCACTACTACCGGAAATACTATTATCTGCTAACAATTACGAGGGAATTGCTGCTACGTTTAGTGACATCAATCAATATAACCCGGAATTTACAACTTCTGATATCAATCGTTTTCGAGAAGCTGCTGCCAGAAAAGGGGCCATAAAGGCCATGCTGAATTACTATCGTAATTTATTTCAAGGCCCTATTTTTAAGAACCAATGGGGCCAATTGAATGTGCCCACCTGCATGATTTGGGGGGAAGATGATCAAGCGTTTAGCAAAGAGCTAACCTATGATACGGATGCCTATGTGAAAGATTTACAGCTCCATTATGTGTCTCAGGCGGCTCACTGGGTTCAGCTAGATCGGCCTGATGTTGTAAATCAGCATGTGCGCCAGTATCTGGGGTATGGTTGACCTAAGCCAAAAACAGATCTTCAGCAACAAAACCTTCGGGGTCGCTGTATAATTGGGGGCAATGATGGAGTTGTTCTATCTTCAGCTACTTCTTGCAACAGAACCTCATTCAAATCTAGCTAACTTGACAATGCCATCACTGGCTGAGTCGTTTGCTTTAGATAGCGAACGACTTCTTGATAGATTTGGCTGCTGATGCGATCGCCTCTCTTACCATTCTCTAGCTTAATATCATCTACAAAAAAGCTCAGCGTAAAATCCAAATAGGCAGTGCCTTCATCGTTATGCTTTAGCGCCTTCATTAGCACCTTAGGCTCTTGCCACTTCCTGCGAGGGGTTTTGAAGCGATCTTTTAGCCACTGTCGCAGGTCAAGCACATAGTCATCTAGCCGGGTCTCTTCGCGTTCGGGTCGCTCTATCTTTTGATGCAGTCGCTGAACGCGTCGCTTTAGAAGATTGATCCGTCGTTCCCACTCTTCTGGAATGAGATCTTCATCCTCGTCTAATAGGTGAGGATCGCGAATGGTCACGCGATACCAGGTGCGAATTAGCTCAATCAGGCTATCGTCTTCTGAGGTTTCTTCGTAGCGATAGGCGAGGCGCTTACCCACTTCTTCAGCGCTAACTGCGATGCCAATCAAGCGTAGAACACTTTGATATTCCATCTGAATGTTTTCGATCTCGTCGCTAGTCAATCCTCCCTTTTCGGCAAACTGTAAAGTCACCACAATAGAGCTTAGCGCTAAATCAATTTCTTCTAGTTTCAAGTTCACTTCGTTTTCTGCTAGCAGTCGCGATCGCCCTACTGACTGCTGTCTGGCTAGCAAAGGTTCCGTCTCAGAGGCTTGAAAATAGGAATCTACAAGCGCTAGCTTGTTATCAAGATCGCCTAGCGTATCGGGATGAGCGAGCATCACCTGATTCATCACCTGCTTTAGTCCTTCTAGATCACAGCTCATCGGTGCTTCGACGGTAGTGACATAGTGGTAGTAGGCAGTCGGCCTGCTTAGATTAGTGATGTTTTGCCCTTGCAGCACGCTGTTAGGAATGTACATGTCGCAGTGATTTTCAAACATGTATAGCTGCGTGACTCGAACACCAATACGGCGCAGCATACCAATCGAACCATCTTCTAGCTTGAGCACATCACCAAACTGAAAAGGCGTATCGATCAACAGCACCACACCACTAAAGAAATTAGCCAGAATATCTTTTACCGCAAAACCGATGATAAAAGTTGCACCGCCAAGCGTTACCCAAATCCCTGTAAGATCAACGCCAAAAGAGCTGAGCACTAGCGCTGCGCCCAAGACTGTAGCAATCACAGGGACAACAGCTTCTAGTAATGGCAACAGTACGTCGTCCCACATTACCTCTGACTGCTGTGTATAGCCTTTTAGATAATAAACAACAACTTGATTAAATAGCTGAACTATCCAGTAGCTACAAGAGACAATTAGCCCAGCGCTTAGCAGCCGCTCAAAGTCGTCTACAAAATCATCCACCCCATCAACGGATAGCAGCTTTGAGAAGGTGAGTTTTAAACTGATTATCACAAAGCTAATCAGTGCTGGGTAGGCAGAGACGTTAAGTGTGACTAGGGCTAGATCGCTCTCGAATCGACGAAAGAGCGATCGCAACCCGCTAAACAGCAAAAAGTAAAGCAGCGCCGTTCCTAACCCGGACGCTAGCAGTCCACTGATCACAAATGCGCGTGTACCTGCTGTAAATGGAAGCAGTTGTTCTAGCATAAAGCTTGTCTATTCGATCTCTAGCTTAAGGCTGGGCAAGAACTTCTGAAGATTCTTCAAAGACTTTCCCTGCCAGGGCATATCGTTTGAGCCTAAAATCACTAGCTGGGTTCCCTTTTGCTTGCGCAAGCCCAAGACAAACTTAGAGAGCATACTAATGCCTGAGCTATTCAAAAAGGCCAGCTCTCTAAGATCAATTGTCATCACATCAGGGCTACTGCCGATCGCTTCAGCGAGTAGCGCATTGATAGGTGCATACTCTTTAGGGCCACCTAGAGCCAGCTCACCTCTGAATTTAACCGTCGTAGAATCAGAATCATATTCCACGACATAGTCTTCGCCTTTCACCTCTTGAACTGTCATATGTAGCTATTCCAACTTGCCTTATCGTGATGAATACTACTTTACGCGATTGCGCCCTACTAGGGTTTTTTACTACTGGCTCAATACCATAATCCCTATACCCGGATTTGAGCCATCGTCGTCACCAGAAAAAAATCATCTCTAGAAGTCAGCGGTGTAAACTGCCAGCCTAGCTTGGCTTGATAGTCATTTAGCATGGTGAGAAAGCCCAGTCCAGATATTTCTGCATTCTCATCTTCGGCGCTAGCTTCTACTTGCTGCATATACATCTCCTCAGGATCAGCGCTCAACAGTTTTCTAATAAACATCTGAAACTTTTCGGCCCCGGCCCGGCTGACGTTATTAGAAGCAAACATCACGGCCACTATCTCAGTCTCATCTAGAAAGTGAATGCCAAACTTCACCTTCGATTTGAAGCGATGATCACTTCCAGTTAGATTAAACTTCATGGCATTCTCTAATAGCTCGTTAGTGACATAGCTGATAGCCCCTTTTGTTTCTTTTATTCTCTTTTCTGCCTCGGGATCACCTTCGTCTAGGGGTAGAAAGTTGATAAAGTAGTCAGCTACAAAATGGGAGGATAGGCGCTGCGATCGCCAGCGGTGTCTGATCCGCTCAGAAGTAGGCGTAAAGCTCAGCTCTAAAGAATCACGATCAGGTGGAAAGTCTTCAATAAAGCTACCAAATGTTTTGTGCATAGAGTTCGTCCCTTGAGAACTGTCGTAAAAAGCCTGCTGGCTTACTGCTGCTTAATTACTAGCAGCGTGATATCATCAAAAACTTTTTGCTCACCAATAAACGCTCTAACGTCACTGATAATTCCCTGCTTGATTGCTTCAGCGCTCTGCGGCCAGCAGCGCAAGATCACTTTGCAAAAGCGCTCCATACCATACTGCTCTTTTTGGGGGCTATAGGCTTCTGGGATACCATCTGTATAAAGAACAAGGCCATCACCCGGATAGAGCCGAACAACAGTAGAGTCGATGAAGTCAGAAATATCAGCATCTAAGCCGATGGGAAGCCCTAAATCCATCGTGTCGATGGGCTCAATCCTACCATCCGCGCGGACTACCAACGTTTCCTCGTGCTGCCCGCTAATTCTCACATTTCCTTTCTCGTAGTTGAGCACAGCCAGCGTCAGGTTTTTATCAGTGCCCATTCGCTGAATATTACTATAGATAGTGCGGTTTAGCGTATCTAAGAACTTCACTGGATCGTCTTCTTGGATCTGCTGTAAGGTGCGCACTACTGTTTGAGTCATCAACATCAGCATGCCGCTTTCTAGACCATGACCGGTCACATCGCCAATGCCAATAGTCACTAACCCGTTAGCTTGCAAGACATCGTAGTAGTCACCGCCCACTTCATCAGCGGGCTCCATAAAGCCTGCGATATCTAGTCCATCGACGCTATCTAGCTCTTCGGTCCTAGGCAAAATCAGCTGCTGAATCTGTCTAACCGCATCTAGCTCGGCGCTCATGCGTAGATTCTCATTCTTTAGCTTTTCGTTTAGCCGAGTAATCTGTTGATTAGCCCCGGCGAGATCAGCTGTTCGCTCTTTGACTTTATCTTCTAATGTCTCGAATGAGGTCTTAAGCTGGCTAGTCATGCGGTTGAATGAATGAGCTAGCGTTCGCAACTCGTTGACGCGAATAGACTCATCAACTTGCTGACTAAGCTTGCCATCGGCAATCTCTCTGGAGGCCTCAGTTAGACGTAGAACCGGCTGTGTGAGCCAGCGCGTGGTCAGAACACCAACGCCAACCGCAATCCCTAACGCAAGAATCGCTAAACCAAAAGTGTTGCGAATGTTGCTATAGATCTGGCCCATGAAGTCGGCTTCTGGAATGGTAACGACAATCAGCCAATCTAGCCCTTTATCGTCGCTAAAAGGGAGCACCTGAACAAACTGACGCTGTCCGTTCAGTCTGAAAGTGAGCTGCTGCGATCGCCTGATCTCTCCAAATCCGCCAAACCGCTCTGCAATGTACTCAGTGGTGCCGCGTACTAGCGCGTTGCTGCTATCTGCCGCGCTCAACAGATCGGCGTCGCCAGTAACCTTGGTGACCGTTGCCGATTCTTCTACCGAGCTAGAAACTAGACGGCCTTGCCTATCGACGACAAATGCCTGACCCGACTTACCAATTTCTAAGGTTTGTAGAAAGCTACGAAACTCTTCTGGCAAGACCACATCTGTCGCACACACCCCAATTAAAGAGCGCCCTTGTCGGTTGTAGACAGGCGTACTCGCTGTGATATTGGGTAGGCCAGTGGTAAAAGCCAGATAGACATCAGTCCAAGTTGGCCGCTCAGCTCTAAGCGCGTCCTGATACCAGGGGCGCCGCCTAGCGTTGAAGTAGGCATCTATTTCGCGCAAGAAGCTCGTACGCTTGCCTAGTACATTCATAGCGTAATACTGCCGGCGCCTCAGTGTAGAAAGGTTGCTATACGATAGCTGCAAAGATCCGTCATCGGGCGATCGCAATACCCCAAAAAAGTCACCCTCTCGATTGCCACAATAGACAAAGGCAATATTCGGCGATATCCGCATCTGCTGATACATCTGAGATTCTCCAGTGCTACCGTTGGCAATATCTAGAGTCCCTTCTAACAATGCCGCTGCGTTTAGCCGATTAATCTCATGGGGAATCTCAAAATAGCCTTCTAACTCGCTTTGAATTCGCGCTGATACCTCAGTACGCAGCTGTGAAGTGAGCGTTTGCACAGCCCGCTGTCCGGTTCGAAAAGAGAGGTACCCTACCACGCCAACCGTCGCACAAAGCTGCAAGACAAACGGCACGATCAGTACCCGGCGCAGCGGCACATGAAAATTCTTGGAATGTGAACTGAACAACTGTTTCATGTGGAGCGCCTGATCTTCTGGCCTTGATTAAGCATTATCTCTGTTTAAGAACTAATAGCGTGATATCGTCAAAAACTTTTTGCTCTCCAATAAAACTTCTTACATCTCCAACAATTGCTTGCCTGACAGCAGCGGCAGATCCTTGCCAGTTCTGAGTAATCACCTCACATAGACGGTCCATACCATACTGTTTTTTGGCCATGTTATAGGCTTCTGGAATGCCATCGGTATATAGAATCACGCCGTCTCCTGGCGCTAGCTCTACGGTGATATGATCAATAAAATCAACAATGTCGTCATCTAGGCCAATCGGCAGACCTAAGTCCATCGTATCGATCCGCTCTATGCTGCCATCAGCTCTCACGATTAGCGTTTCCTCGTGCTGGCCGCTAATGCTGACTTTGCCTTCTACATAGTTGAGGATAGCCAAGGTTAGATTTCTATCAGAGTTCATCCGCTGCACGTTGTGATAGAGCGTCCGGTTGAGCGTATCTAAAAACTTTACCGGGTCTAATTCTCTAATTTCTTGTAGGGTTCGCACCGCTGTCTGGGTCATCAGCATCAGCAGTCCACTTTCTAGCCCGTGGCCAGTCACATCGCCAATGCCCAGGGTGACAATGTCATCGGTTTG
It encodes the following:
- a CDS encoding mechanosensitive ion channel family protein, with translation MLEQLLPFTAGTRAFVISGLLASGLGTALLYFLLFSGLRSLFRRFESDLALVTLNVSAYPALISFVIISLKLTFSKLLSVDGVDDFVDDFERLLSAGLIVSCSYWIVQLFNQVVVYYLKGYTQQSEVMWDDVLLPLLEAVVPVIATVLGAALVLSSFGVDLTGIWVTLGGATFIIGFAVKDILANFFSGVVLLIDTPFQFGDVLKLEDGSIGMLRRIGVRVTQLYMFENHCDMYIPNSVLQGQNITNLSRPTAYYHYVTTVEAPMSCDLEGLKQVMNQVMLAHPDTLGDLDNKLALVDSYFQASETEPLLARQQSVGRSRLLAENEVNLKLEEIDLALSSIVVTLQFAEKGGLTSDEIENIQMEYQSVLRLIGIAVSAEEVGKRLAYRYEETSEDDSLIELIRTWYRVTIRDPHLLDEDEDLIPEEWERRINLLKRRVQRLHQKIERPEREETRLDDYVLDLRQWLKDRFKTPRRKWQEPKVLMKALKHNDEGTAYLDFTLSFFVDDIKLENGKRGDRISSQIYQEVVRYLKQTTQPVMALSS
- a CDS encoding DUF6272 family protein, with the protein product MHKTFGSFIEDFPPDRDSLELSFTPTSERIRHRWRSQRLSSHFVADYFINFLPLDEGDPEAEKRIKETKGAISYVTNELLENAMKFNLTGSDHRFKSKVKFGIHFLDETEIVAVMFASNNVSRAGAEKFQMFIRKLLSADPEEMYMQQVEASAEDENAEISGLGFLTMLNDYQAKLGWQFTPLTSRDDFFLVTTMAQIRV
- a CDS encoding alpha/beta fold hydrolase, which translates into the protein MTESWHHDYLDTNGIKLHYVTQGEGPLMLMLHGFPAFWYSWKYQIPEFAQHYKVVALDLRGYNNSDRPKQTSAYRLEALVADIRGAIAALGYDRCILVGHDWGGALAWSVSYAHPQLIEKLVVMNFPHPAKFAAGLRTPQQLLKSAYILFFQLPLLPEILLSANNYEGIAATFSDINQYNPEFTTSDINRFREAAARKGAIKAMLNYYRNLFQGPIFKNQWGQLNVPTCMIWGEDDQAFSKELTYDTDAYVKDLQLHYVSQAAHWVQLDRPDVVNQHVRQYLGYG
- a CDS encoding SpoIIE family protein phosphatase, which encodes MKQLFSSHSKNFHVPLRRVLIVPFVLQLCATVGVVGYLSFRTGQRAVQTLTSQLRTEVSARIQSELEGYFEIPHEINRLNAAALLEGTLDIANGSTGESQMYQQMRISPNIAFVYCGNREGDFFGVLRSPDDGSLQLSYSNLSTLRRRQYYAMNVLGKRTSFLREIDAYFNARRRPWYQDALRAERPTWTDVYLAFTTGLPNITASTPVYNRQGRSLIGVCATDVVLPEEFRSFLQTLEIGKSGQAFVVDRQGRLVSSSVEESATVTKVTGDADLLSAADSSNALVRGTTEYIAERFGGFGEIRRSQQLTFRLNGQRQFVQVLPFSDDKGLDWLIVVTIPEADFMGQIYSNIRNTFGLAILALGIAVGVGVLTTRWLTQPVLRLTEASREIADGKLSQQVDESIRVNELRTLAHSFNRMTSQLKTSFETLEDKVKERTADLAGANQQITRLNEKLKNENLRMSAELDAVRQIQQLILPRTEELDSVDGLDIAGFMEPADEVGGDYYDVLQANGLVTIGIGDVTGHGLESGMLMLMTQTVVRTLQQIQEDDPVKFLDTLNRTIYSNIQRMGTDKNLTLAVLNYEKGNVRISGQHEETLVVRADGRIEPIDTMDLGLPIGLDADISDFIDSTVVRLYPGDGLVLYTDGIPEAYSPQKEQYGMERFCKVILRCWPQSAEAIKQGIISDVRAFIGEQKVFDDITLLVIKQQ